Genomic DNA from bacterium:
CACCAAATTATTAATACCCGGAATAACAATATGCAAAGAGCACTTGCCAATTACCACAATTCATGACGAACCTTATGGCGGGAGTCAAGAATGCCTGGCGGCCGCAGCAATAATTATTGACGTATTTTAATGTGAATTCGGCGAAAAAAAAGGCGAGGATTGCGCCGAGTATCTTGTTGGCCTCGCTCTTGAATTATGCAATTGTGCACAAGGTAAGGGATTGTGTTGATGCCAAAAGAAGTAGGTAAGTTGAAATATCTATCCAATATTGTGGCATTGGGATTGTTGATTTCCTATGCCTTGGGATTGCATAGGGCGTGGGCAGTATTTCATTGGACTAGTATAAACCGGCAAATTCATAATTTCATTAGCGCTCCTTTGCTTTATATATTTCTTTCTTTTGCCACTCTGCATATTATTGAATACATATTTATTCCCATTAATCAAGTTTCCAAAGAACGGTCTATTTGGCTGGTTAAGTCGGTTATTATAATTGCGGGAATAATTATTTCGATTTACCTAACCCGGGGAAACTGGGTGGGTACAATTAGGTAATGGCATATAATATATTAATTATATTATTCAAGGATTATGATGCTTTGGTGGCATTGAATATGTCCATGTTTGACAACTGCCAAATTACAGAAATTACAACGAGAGATACCTATCTGATCGCTTTCGACCGCTTGAACCGGATCAAGCAGGAGAAGATGACCAACGGCGGGACGACCCGCTTCCAGTTCGACCACACCTACGACAGCGCGGGGAACCGCACCAACCTGACCATTGCGGGCAACCTCTACCCCGCCCGCAACTTCAACTACACGTTCAACGCCCAGGGACGGCTGACGTCCGCGGCGTGAACGCCGCGCTCCCTGGATTGGGGATGGTTGTGCGCGGCGAAAACGCCGCGCTCCCCGGTTCAGACCTCAACGGGCGCACGCATTTTGCGCCTACAAATCGGGCGAGCAGCCGCCCGCCCCTACGATGCACGCGGCTGCCGGCCGCCTACTATAATCCTCCCCGTGGCTTGGGCCGACGACATCCGGAGCAAGGTTGACATCGTGGACGCGATAGGCGAATACGTCCAGCTCAAGCCGGCCGGGCGCGCCCAATGGAAGGCTTGCTGCCCGCTGCACAACGAGACCAAGCCGTCCTTCAGCGTGAACGCCGAGAAAGGCGTCTGGTACTGCTTCGGGTGCAAGAAGGGGGGCGACGTCGTGAAATTCATCCAGGAAATAGAAAGCCTGGACTTCCGGGAGGCGCTCGAATTCCTGGGGCACAAGTACCATATTCCCGACCCCGGGACGCCGGCTGCGGGCAGGACGAGCGGCGAAGGCAGGCTGCGTGCGGAGGGGCGCGAGGCGCTTCATCGTGTCCACGAAGAAGCCGCCGCGTTCTATCACAACATACTCGTCAACACCTCGATGGGAGCGGAGGCCCGGCGGTATCTGGAAAAGCGCGGGATCGGGATCGAGGCGTGGCGCAAGTTCATGCTGGGCGCGGCGACCGACGGATGGGAGGATTTGTCGCGGGAGCTGTTGCGGAAGGGCGCGCGGGAGAGCGATCTTTTGTCGGCGGGGCTTTCGTCCAAACGGCGGGACGGGACGGGCGTGGTTGACAGGTTCCGCAACCGGATAATCTATCCGATAAAGAATCCAAGCGGGCGCTTTGCGGCGTTCGGGGCCAGGGCGCTGGGCAATGAAGAGCCGAAATACCTGAATTCGTCCAACTCGCCGATTTACAACAAAAGCGACGCGCTGTACTGGCTGTCGGACGCGAAACGCGCGATCGCGACGCTTGGATACGCCGTGCTGGTCGAAGGATACATGGACGTTATCGCGCTCGTCCAGGCGGGGATAGAAAACGTCGTCGCGTCGTGCGGGACGGCGATGACGGAGGCACACCTGAAAGTGCTTTTCCGTTACACGCGTAACGTCGTGATCGCGTTCGACGGGGACGGCGCGGGGCGTGACGCGGCGGTGCGGACGGCGGCGCTTGTGGTCGCGGCGGGGGCTGTGCCGCGGATCGCGCAGCTTCCTGATGGCGCCGACCCGGACGACTTCGTGCGCAAGAACGGGGGGGGGGCGCTGCGCGAGCGGATCGAAAAGGCCGTGGATCCGGCTGCGTTCGTTCTGGACATGCTCGGTGCGAACGCGTCGGGAAGCGCGAGGGAAAAGGAAGAGTGGATAGCGCGTCTGGCGCCTATCGCTTCGCTTGCCGCGCCGCTGATCCGCGCGGAGTTCGTGCGCACGATCGCGGGCCGTCTGGGCATCGCCGCGGGCGCGGCGGATGCGCTCCTCATCGCGCATGCCCAGACAGGCGGAAATCCGGCAGCGCGGGCCGCGGGCGCGGCGGGAAAGTCAACGCTGCTTTCGCCGAGGCTCATGACCGAGGCGGCAGTGCTTGCGGGAATTTTGCGGGAACCGGCGAACCTGCGTACCGCGCTGGACGCGGGATTGTCCGACGCGGATTTTGAAACGCGGGCCGCAAAATGCGCGTGGCGCGTGCTCTCTTCGGAATCCGACCCGGCGCGTTGGGACGCGGCGCTGCTTTCGAGCGAGGCCGGAGCGGAAGGCGCAGCCGAGCTGTACGGGATAATCACGGACGCGGGGCGGTTCCCCCACCAGCGGGACTTCGCGAAGCGAGTAGAGCGGCTCATCTCGCTTAGGGCTGCGAGCGGGGAAGCGGCAATCCTGCGCAAGCTGGCCGAAGCCGAGAAGGCGGGGGATTCCGAGTCGGTAGCCCGGCTGGCCCGGGAGCTTGCCGAATTGCGCAGGGCAGGAAAAGTCGCGGGACAGGCGGATTAGCAATAGGCGCACAAACCATCGGCGCCGCGAAATCCGGAAAACCAAACGCTTGCGGCGCCGCAGACTGGCCGGAATGTTTTTTGAATGCCCCGCTTACTTTAATATTATATAATTTGCGTCTGATTAGCCAATTTGGAGTGATACGGCCTGAATCGCCTTTCAATTTATTTTCAAAAGACTTTTGATTAGCTTGACAGGCGGCGTATGCCGGGGTATAATGCCCGTACCTCCAACCCCCTTCCTCAAAGGCGTTTTAAGGGAGGTATCGAAAATGAACCGGTATTTCATCACCGTCACAGCATCGGTGGCGGTTTTGTTCGCATTGATTCCGGGATGCGGAAAGGGCAAGGCGGATACGCGGCTTCAACCGGAGGCGCCGCCCGCTTTCACATCGGACACGCAATCCGTCACATGTTCGCAGCACGCTTCGTTTGATCCGATAATCGCCGCGAAGCTGTCGGAAGCGTTCGAAAAAGAATGGGGGCGGACTAATCACGATAACGCGCCCCAATCTTCGAGCTTTTCAAGTGAAGCTCCGGACCCGTCGCTCCTTGCCATGCTGCGAATGGAGCTGGAGCGCAGTCTGGCCGAAAGCAAACAGCCTAGCCGCGAAGGCCGCGCACCTGTGGGGATGGCGGGGAAAGTGCGGGATTTAAGGCGTCAATCGGTCGGAGGGTTCGGGCACGCCGGTTTGGCCTGGACGTATACGAATCTTGGGGATTACAACCTTGACGGAGAAGTGACCGTTGCCGACCTTACCCCAATCGCTGTTTATTACGGCAAGTCCGTTTTCGACTTGTCGCTCGGAAGCAGAGACAGGGAACTTATCGAATACTTGGACGGTGACGAAAGCGGTATCGTAGACATCGGCGACGTCACGCCAATCGCGCTCAATTTCGATTCACAGGTAAGGCAATACATCGTCCAAGGTTCGGATTCCCCTGACGGCCCGTTTCGGGATGCAACCCAACGGCTGGTGGCCTTCGATTTCAATGATTCGGTGTCCGAAAAAATCACGCTGAGCATCGCCATCTCCCTTCCCTACAAGTATTTCATCGTAGTGCCGGTTGACGGCTCTGGCAACCGGGGGGAACCCAGTTTTCTTGCGCCGAACGGAAATGCCGGAGGTGAATATCTCGGCCCTTCGATTGTCTCAATTTCGGGCAATTACGGCATGGAAGGCGATACGATAACGCTCTCTGCAGAGTTGGAAAATAGCGAGGGCGCGGATTTCAATTGGTCATTCGGAGGCGCGGGCTCGCCGTCTTTTTCTTCTTCGCCCAGCCCCTCGCTGACGCTGTCCAAGCAAGGTGTTTATTTGGCAAAGCTTACGGTTTCAAACAAATACGGCTGGACGGCGCGCGGATTCAGTATTGCTGTATGGAAGCCGGCAGAGATTCCAGACGGCTGCATTTGGATAGACACGTTGGACAGCCATCCGGATCGGAGAGTGGTTTTCGACGTTTACGCCCATAGGATGTCAACCGCCGCGCAAGGTTATTTGGAACTGGAAATCGAGTTTCCGGCGCCGATTTCCGCCGGAGATGTGGATTTGATTAAATACACTCCGGCAGATGCGTCGCAACATGAGGACTATTTGCCTCCGGTTCAAAACTGGATTTGCAACGATGATTTTGCGAATCCTATGTCCGCTTGGTACGGGGCGGTATCGAACGGTCAGAAACTGGTAATGCGCGGCTATCTTGATGTCGGGGCCGGAGAAAGCGCACGCATATGCTCTTTTTCACTTCCGGCCATAGCAACACAGGGTATCCAACCCAGCTCGGTCCGAATAACTTTATTCGAAAAAAGCGGCGC
This window encodes:
- a CDS encoding PKD domain-containing protein, which translates into the protein MNRYFITVTASVAVLFALIPGCGKGKADTRLQPEAPPAFTSDTQSVTCSQHASFDPIIAAKLSEAFEKEWGRTNHDNAPQSSSFSSEAPDPSLLAMLRMELERSLAESKQPSREGRAPVGMAGKVRDLRRQSVGGFGHAGLAWTYTNLGDYNLDGEVTVADLTPIAVYYGKSVFDLSLGSRDRELIEYLDGDESGIVDIGDVTPIALNFDSQVRQYIVQGSDSPDGPFRDATQRLVAFDFNDSVSEKITLSIAISLPYKYFIVVPVDGSGNRGEPSFLAPNGNAGGEYLGPSIVSISGNYGMEGDTITLSAELENSEGADFNWSFGGAGSPSFSSSPSPSLTLSKQGVYLAKLTVSNKYGWTARGFSIAVWKPAEIPDGCIWIDTLDSHPDRRVVFDVYAHRMSTAAQGYLELEIEFPAPISAGDVDLIKYTPADASQHEDYLPPVQNWICNDDFANPMSAWYGAVSNGQKLVMRGYLDVGAGESARICSFSLPAIATQGIQPSSVRITLFEKSGARSLDNWAGRFEWKTESGFSVKRGLGYGGEPIMPSAGAAATFNSAANAVDILLWSWLPGDTDGDNVVSAFDFQSIALRFLNGSDDGEEDDLDKRVDADGNGEVGISDITPISLNHHRTLAFYDKYCVYRDGAEIARIDADPLPERNSPIRPVQFQIYTDQTPPTGGHVYTVRAYDSATGEYGPESKGAAVSIPESAN
- the dnaG gene encoding DNA primase, which translates into the protein MAWADDIRSKVDIVDAIGEYVQLKPAGRAQWKACCPLHNETKPSFSVNAEKGVWYCFGCKKGGDVVKFIQEIESLDFREALEFLGHKYHIPDPGTPAAGRTSGEGRLRAEGREALHRVHEEAAAFYHNILVNTSMGAEARRYLEKRGIGIEAWRKFMLGAATDGWEDLSRELLRKGARESDLLSAGLSSKRRDGTGVVDRFRNRIIYPIKNPSGRFAAFGARALGNEEPKYLNSSNSPIYNKSDALYWLSDAKRAIATLGYAVLVEGYMDVIALVQAGIENVVASCGTAMTEAHLKVLFRYTRNVVIAFDGDGAGRDAAVRTAALVVAAGAVPRIAQLPDGADPDDFVRKNGGGALRERIEKAVDPAAFVLDMLGANASGSAREKEEWIARLAPIASLAAPLIRAEFVRTIAGRLGIAAGAADALLIAHAQTGGNPAARAAGAAGKSTLLSPRLMTEAAVLAGILREPANLRTALDAGLSDADFETRAAKCAWRVLSSESDPARWDAALLSSEAGAEGAAELYGIITDAGRFPHQRDFAKRVERLISLRAASGEAAILRKLAEAEKAGDSESVARLARELAELRRAGKVAGQAD